Proteins from a genomic interval of Quercus lobata isolate SW786 chromosome 11, ValleyOak3.0 Primary Assembly, whole genome shotgun sequence:
- the LOC115969501 gene encoding B-box zinc finger protein 19-like isoform X1, which produces MRTLCDVCESAPAIIFCAADEASLCQACDEKVHLCNKLASRHVRVGLADPSSVPRCDICENAPAFFYCEIDGSSLCLQCDMTVHVGGKRTHARYLLLRQRIEFPGDKLGRLEELGTQPLDPNQARRELSQPPKLTMRENQKNYRPAPVPVLNNNIGGDDKIENQMIDLNTRPQRIHGQASTNQEQGTDVLSGTNHESASLVPGGSFKRQPENDEMVMIDAENKIV; this is translated from the exons ATGCGGACACTTTGTGATGTGTGTGAGAGCGCTCCTGCCATTATTTTCTGTGCCGCTGATGAGGCTTCTCTTTGCCAGGCTTGTGATGAAAAG GTTCATTTGTGCAACAAGCTTGCCAGTAGACATGTACGGGTTGGGCTTGCTGATCCCTCGAGTGTCCCGCGCTGTGACATATGTGAAAATGCACCTG CTTTCTTTTACTGTGAGATAGATGGTAGTTCCCTTTGTCTGCAATGCGATATGACTGTGCATGTTGGTGGTAAAAGAACCCATGCAAGATATCTCCTACTGAGGCAGAGAATTGAG TTTCCAGGGGACAAACTTGGCCGTTTGGAAGAACTAGGGACGCAACCCCTTGATCCAAATCAAGCAAGAAGGGAGCTGAGTCAGCCACCTAAGCTGACAATGAGAGAGAATCAGAAAAATTACAGGCCCGCTCCTGTTCCAGTGCTCAACAACAATATTGGTGGTGATGACAAGATTGAAAATCAAATGATTGATCTTAATACTAGGCCCCAACGGATACATGGACAAGCTTCAACCAACCAG GAACAGGGTACGGATGTTCTAAGTGGCACTAATCATGAATCTGCAAGTCTGGTGCCTGGGGGATCTTTCAAAAGACAGCCTGAAAA TGATGAAATGGTCATGATTGATGCTGAGAACAAGATTGTGTGA
- the LOC115969501 gene encoding B-box zinc finger protein 19-like isoform X2, with the protein MRTLCDVCESAPAIIFCAADEASLCQACDEKVHLCNKLASRHVRVGLADPSSVPRCDICENAPAFFYCEIDGSSLCLQCDMTVHVGGKRTHARYLLLRQRIEFPGDKLGRLEELGTQPLDPNQARRELSQPPKLTMRENQKNYRPAPVPVLNNNIGGDDKIENQMIDLNTRPQRIHGQASTNQEQGTDVLSGTNHESASLVPGGSFKRQPEKSGKYFCWY; encoded by the exons ATGCGGACACTTTGTGATGTGTGTGAGAGCGCTCCTGCCATTATTTTCTGTGCCGCTGATGAGGCTTCTCTTTGCCAGGCTTGTGATGAAAAG GTTCATTTGTGCAACAAGCTTGCCAGTAGACATGTACGGGTTGGGCTTGCTGATCCCTCGAGTGTCCCGCGCTGTGACATATGTGAAAATGCACCTG CTTTCTTTTACTGTGAGATAGATGGTAGTTCCCTTTGTCTGCAATGCGATATGACTGTGCATGTTGGTGGTAAAAGAACCCATGCAAGATATCTCCTACTGAGGCAGAGAATTGAG TTTCCAGGGGACAAACTTGGCCGTTTGGAAGAACTAGGGACGCAACCCCTTGATCCAAATCAAGCAAGAAGGGAGCTGAGTCAGCCACCTAAGCTGACAATGAGAGAGAATCAGAAAAATTACAGGCCCGCTCCTGTTCCAGTGCTCAACAACAATATTGGTGGTGATGACAAGATTGAAAATCAAATGATTGATCTTAATACTAGGCCCCAACGGATACATGGACAAGCTTCAACCAACCAG GAACAGGGTACGGATGTTCTAAGTGGCACTAATCATGAATCTGCAAGTCTGGTGCCTGGGGGATCTTTCAAAAGACAGCCTGAAAA ATCAGGAAAATACTTTTGTTGGTATTAA
- the LOC115969501 gene encoding B-box zinc finger protein 19-like isoform X3 yields the protein MRTLCDVCESAPAIIFCAADEASLCQACDEKVHLCNKLASRHVRVGLADPSSVPRCDICENAPAFFYCEIDGSSLCLQCDMTVHVGGKRTHARYLLLRQRIEFPGDKLGRLEELGTQPLDPNQARRELSQPPKLTMRENQKNYRPAPVPVLNNNIGGDDKIENQMIDLNTRPQRIHGQASTNQEQGTDVLSGTNHESASLVPGGSFKRQPEK from the exons ATGCGGACACTTTGTGATGTGTGTGAGAGCGCTCCTGCCATTATTTTCTGTGCCGCTGATGAGGCTTCTCTTTGCCAGGCTTGTGATGAAAAG GTTCATTTGTGCAACAAGCTTGCCAGTAGACATGTACGGGTTGGGCTTGCTGATCCCTCGAGTGTCCCGCGCTGTGACATATGTGAAAATGCACCTG CTTTCTTTTACTGTGAGATAGATGGTAGTTCCCTTTGTCTGCAATGCGATATGACTGTGCATGTTGGTGGTAAAAGAACCCATGCAAGATATCTCCTACTGAGGCAGAGAATTGAG TTTCCAGGGGACAAACTTGGCCGTTTGGAAGAACTAGGGACGCAACCCCTTGATCCAAATCAAGCAAGAAGGGAGCTGAGTCAGCCACCTAAGCTGACAATGAGAGAGAATCAGAAAAATTACAGGCCCGCTCCTGTTCCAGTGCTCAACAACAATATTGGTGGTGATGACAAGATTGAAAATCAAATGATTGATCTTAATACTAGGCCCCAACGGATACATGGACAAGCTTCAACCAACCAG GAACAGGGTACGGATGTTCTAAGTGGCACTAATCATGAATCTGCAAGTCTGGTGCCTGGGGGATCTTTCAAAAGACAGCCTGAAAAGTGA
- the LOC115969501 gene encoding B-box zinc finger protein 19-like isoform X4, translating into MRTLCDVCESAPAIIFCAADEASLCQACDEKVHLCNKLASRHVRVGLADPSSVPRCDICENAPAFFYCEIDGSSLCLQCDMTVHVGGKRTHARYLLLRQRIEFPGDKLGRLEELGTQPLDPNQARRELSQPPKLTMRENQKNYRPAPVPVLNNNIGGDDKIENQMIDLNTRPQRIHGQASTNQGTDVLSGTNHESASLVPGGSFKRQPEK; encoded by the exons ATGCGGACACTTTGTGATGTGTGTGAGAGCGCTCCTGCCATTATTTTCTGTGCCGCTGATGAGGCTTCTCTTTGCCAGGCTTGTGATGAAAAG GTTCATTTGTGCAACAAGCTTGCCAGTAGACATGTACGGGTTGGGCTTGCTGATCCCTCGAGTGTCCCGCGCTGTGACATATGTGAAAATGCACCTG CTTTCTTTTACTGTGAGATAGATGGTAGTTCCCTTTGTCTGCAATGCGATATGACTGTGCATGTTGGTGGTAAAAGAACCCATGCAAGATATCTCCTACTGAGGCAGAGAATTGAG TTTCCAGGGGACAAACTTGGCCGTTTGGAAGAACTAGGGACGCAACCCCTTGATCCAAATCAAGCAAGAAGGGAGCTGAGTCAGCCACCTAAGCTGACAATGAGAGAGAATCAGAAAAATTACAGGCCCGCTCCTGTTCCAGTGCTCAACAACAATATTGGTGGTGATGACAAGATTGAAAATCAAATGATTGATCTTAATACTAGGCCCCAACGGATACATGGACAAGCTTCAACCAACCAG GGTACGGATGTTCTAAGTGGCACTAATCATGAATCTGCAAGTCTGGTGCCTGGGGGATCTTTCAAAAGACAGCCTGAAAAGTGA